One genomic window of Cellulophaga sp. Hel_I_12 includes the following:
- a CDS encoding sodium:solute symporter: protein MEVLDWSILIGTLAFIVGYGVWKTKGSKNVNEYVLGGNEANWTTVGLSVMATQASAITFLSTPGQAFHDGMGFVQFYFGLPIAMVIICIVFIPIYYKLKVYTAYEFLENRFDVKTRTLAAILFLIQRGLAAGITIYAPSIILSAVLGWDLFTLNIIIGTIVTIYTVSGGTKAVNVTQKQQMFIIMLGMFVAFFFILGYLPSDITFSKALKIAGASGKLDILDFSFDTSTRYTFWSGITGGLFLFLAYFGTDQSQVQRYLSGKSVRESQLGLIFNGIFKIPMQFFILLVGVLVFVFYQYNPSPLNFNPAATSAVLESSYADDYKLLQQEHEELAMEKKMAQDKFSAALDIKEYDATVDAKQNIIAINAKDKRNREAAKTLISKADNETETNDKDYVFIHFILNYLPKGLIGLLLAVILSAAMSSTASELNALGTITSLDIFKRHTDKNSEKSQEYYVSVAKWFTLAWGIVAIGIACVTNLFDNLIQLVNIIGSIFYGNVLGIFLLAFFVKFVKGNAVFIAAIVTQLLIFLIYYSFIYVFEDGEEKISYLLLNLIGCVLVMAIAVFFQLFDNMLNKPLNNSEVD, encoded by the coding sequence ATGGAAGTACTAGATTGGAGTATCTTAATAGGAACACTTGCCTTTATTGTTGGTTATGGTGTTTGGAAAACTAAGGGAAGCAAAAACGTAAACGAATATGTGCTTGGTGGTAATGAAGCCAACTGGACAACCGTTGGACTTTCAGTTATGGCCACCCAAGCCAGTGCCATTACCTTTCTTTCTACCCCTGGACAAGCTTTTCATGATGGGATGGGCTTTGTTCAGTTTTATTTTGGACTTCCCATAGCGATGGTCATTATTTGTATTGTTTTTATACCCATCTACTATAAATTAAAAGTCTATACCGCTTATGAATTTTTAGAAAATAGGTTCGATGTTAAAACAAGAACCTTAGCGGCCATTTTGTTTTTAATTCAACGTGGATTAGCCGCAGGGATTACCATTTACGCTCCTTCTATTATTCTCTCCGCAGTTTTAGGTTGGGATTTATTTACACTAAATATTATTATTGGCACGATAGTAACGATTTATACTGTTTCTGGTGGTACCAAAGCCGTCAACGTTACCCAAAAACAACAAATGTTTATTATCATGTTGGGTATGTTTGTGGCATTTTTCTTTATACTCGGCTATTTACCCTCAGATATCACCTTTAGTAAAGCTTTAAAAATAGCGGGAGCTAGTGGCAAATTAGATATTCTAGATTTTAGCTTTGATACATCAACCCGTTATACCTTTTGGAGCGGAATTACAGGAGGACTTTTCTTGTTTCTGGCCTATTTTGGCACAGATCAAAGTCAAGTACAACGCTATTTATCAGGTAAATCGGTTCGAGAAAGTCAACTTGGTTTAATTTTTAACGGAATTTTTAAAATTCCTATGCAGTTTTTCATTCTATTGGTTGGTGTTTTAGTATTTGTTTTTTACCAATATAATCCATCACCTTTAAATTTTAATCCAGCAGCAACTTCTGCCGTTTTAGAATCCTCTTATGCGGACGATTACAAGCTATTGCAACAAGAGCATGAAGAACTTGCCATGGAGAAAAAAATGGCACAAGATAAATTTTCGGCAGCTCTAGATATTAAAGAGTATGATGCGACGGTTGACGCAAAGCAAAACATTATAGCTATTAATGCGAAAGATAAAAGAAATAGAGAAGCTGCTAAAACCTTAATTAGTAAGGCCGATAACGAGACAGAAACAAACGATAAGGATTATGTGTTTATTCACTTTATATTAAATTACCTCCCAAAAGGACTCATAGGTCTACTTTTAGCCGTTATTTTATCAGCAGCCATGTCTTCAACCGCATCAGAGCTAAATGCTTTAGGTACCATTACGTCCTTAGATATTTTTAAAAGACATACCGATAAAAACTCCGAAAAATCTCAAGAATATTACGTATCTGTAGCCAAATGGTTTACTCTTGCTTGGGGTATTGTTGCAATTGGCATTGCTTGTGTTACTAATTTATTTGATAATTTAATTCAGCTTGTCAATATCATTGGCTCCATATTTTATGGAAACGTTTTAGGTATTTTTCTATTGGCTTTCTTTGTAAAATTCGTTAAGGGGAATGCCGTTTTTATTGCGGCCATCGTAACGCAATTACTTATTTTTCTTATTTACTATTCTTTCATTTATGTTTTTGAAGATGGCGAAGAGAAAATTAGCTACCTACTCTTAAATTTAATTGGCTGTGTGCTGGTTATGGCCATAGCTGTTTTTTTCCAGCTGTTTGATAATATGTTGAATAAACCTTTAAATAATAGTGAAGTAGACTAA
- a CDS encoding PIG-L family deacetylase: protein MRQITGFFVMLLLASNSISAQVPKKLNSSDLYLAIQKLNFLGKALYIAAHPDDENTRLISYLENEVKAETAYLSLTRGDGGQNLIGPELSELLGVLRTQELLAARRVDGGEQFFTRAKDFGFSKHPKETLKIWDKDLVLSDVVWIIRTFKPDVIINRFDHRSAGTTHGHHTSSALLSNEAFDLANNPAIYPDQLSKTNVWQPKRLFFNTSWWFYGNQEKFDEADKTNLLSFDTGLFYPNLGLSNNEIAAMASSQHLCQGFGRLTSRGSETEYIELLKGDLPKDKTNIFDGINTTWSRIEGGQAIGEILYDIENKFNFKDPSVHLPELLKAYNLLQKNKDTHWVSTKSQELMAIIQAVTGLYLEASAENATSYPGGTLKVNIEALNRSTAKINLISASLSPTATAAAAIDLTNNKKFNFDLSLTIPKSAAYTNAYWLNEKGSLGKYTVSDQALIGAPETPKVHKVYFTLAIEGTTLVIEKPVVYRYSKSDKGELYQPFEILPKATASIKDKILIFADGTPKQVAVVVKAHKENASGELQLKYPNGWTIDSDSKPFSIKKKEDEQTLYFTLTPPNTEDENFIYPILNIDGEAIQKELVTIAYDHIPQQSVLMPAETKVVRLNIKKAGQYIGYIVGAGDAVPESLTQIGYTVQTIDPAQVSSLSELQKYDAIVMGIRAYNVVPELKFKQKLLLDFVKNGGTLIVQYNTAGRWDKQFENIAPFELQLSNDRVTEEDAEVSILAKNHSLVNFPNKILPEDFNGWVQERGLYFPREWSSEYTPILSMNDVDETPKTGSLLIAPYGKGHYIYTGLSFFRELPAGVTGAYKLFANMLSVGKDISTTTNLKN, encoded by the coding sequence ATGCGTCAGATTACTGGATTTTTTGTGATGCTGCTTTTAGCATCAAATAGTATTTCCGCTCAAGTGCCAAAAAAATTAAATTCATCTGACCTTTATTTAGCCATTCAAAAGTTAAACTTTTTAGGAAAAGCACTCTATATCGCGGCGCATCCTGATGATGAAAATACACGACTTATTTCCTATTTAGAAAATGAAGTAAAAGCGGAAACCGCCTATTTATCCTTAACAAGAGGTGATGGTGGACAAAACTTAATTGGCCCTGAACTTTCAGAATTACTAGGGGTATTAAGAACTCAAGAACTTTTAGCTGCGCGACGCGTTGATGGCGGAGAACAGTTTTTTACCCGAGCAAAAGATTTTGGCTTTTCGAAGCACCCAAAAGAAACTTTAAAAATATGGGATAAAGACCTTGTTTTAAGTGATGTAGTTTGGATTATTAGAACCTTTAAACCTGATGTCATTATCAACCGCTTTGATCATAGAAGTGCTGGCACTACACATGGGCATCATACTTCATCAGCATTACTTAGTAACGAAGCCTTTGACTTAGCGAACAATCCAGCTATTTATCCAGACCAATTATCTAAAACAAATGTTTGGCAACCAAAACGCTTATTTTTTAATACTTCTTGGTGGTTTTACGGGAATCAAGAAAAATTTGATGAAGCAGATAAAACCAATTTATTAAGTTTCGATACTGGACTTTTCTACCCAAATTTAGGACTTTCAAATAATGAAATTGCTGCCATGGCTAGCAGCCAACACTTATGTCAAGGTTTTGGGCGCCTTACATCTCGAGGTTCAGAAACAGAATATATAGAGCTCCTGAAAGGAGATTTACCCAAAGATAAAACGAATATTTTTGATGGCATCAACACTACTTGGTCAAGAATTGAAGGTGGTCAAGCTATTGGTGAAATTTTATATGACATTGAAAATAAATTCAATTTTAAAGACCCTTCCGTACACTTACCCGAATTGCTAAAGGCCTATAATTTACTTCAAAAAAATAAGGACACCCATTGGGTGAGCACAAAATCACAAGAATTAATGGCTATTATTCAAGCCGTAACAGGCTTGTATTTAGAAGCTTCTGCTGAAAATGCCACTTCGTATCCTGGTGGTACTTTAAAGGTGAATATTGAAGCCTTAAACCGTAGCACTGCTAAAATAAATTTAATTTCCGCCTCTCTCAGTCCAACCGCAACTGCTGCTGCCGCAATTGATTTAACAAATAACAAAAAATTCAATTTCGATCTTAGCTTAACTATTCCTAAAAGCGCTGCTTACACCAATGCGTATTGGTTAAACGAAAAAGGAAGCTTGGGAAAATATACGGTATCAGATCAAGCCTTAATTGGTGCGCCCGAAACCCCTAAAGTACATAAGGTATATTTTACGCTTGCCATAGAAGGGACCACTTTAGTGATCGAAAAACCTGTGGTATACCGTTATTCAAAATCTGACAAAGGGGAATTATACCAGCCTTTTGAAATACTGCCCAAAGCAACGGCAAGTATAAAAGATAAAATACTAATTTTTGCGGACGGTACGCCTAAGCAAGTAGCTGTAGTTGTAAAAGCACACAAAGAAAATGCATCAGGTGAATTGCAATTGAAGTATCCAAATGGGTGGACAATTGACAGCGACAGCAAACCATTTAGTATTAAAAAAAAGGAGGACGAACAAACCTTGTATTTCACTTTAACCCCTCCTAATACGGAAGATGAAAATTTTATTTATCCTATTCTAAACATTGATGGGGAAGCAATACAAAAAGAATTGGTAACCATTGCATACGATCATATTCCCCAACAATCTGTTTTAATGCCAGCCGAAACAAAAGTTGTTCGTTTAAATATTAAAAAAGCAGGCCAGTATATTGGCTATATTGTAGGTGCAGGTGACGCCGTGCCTGAAAGCTTAACACAAATTGGGTATACCGTACAAACTATTGATCCTGCTCAGGTTTCCTCACTTAGTGAATTACAAAAATATGACGCCATCGTCATGGGGATTAGAGCCTATAATGTTGTACCGGAACTTAAATTTAAACAGAAATTACTCCTCGATTTTGTAAAAAATGGGGGTACCTTAATTGTGCAGTACAATACTGCTGGACGATGGGATAAACAGTTCGAAAACATTGCTCCTTTCGAGCTACAATTATCAAATGATCGCGTAACCGAAGAAGATGCTGAAGTGTCGATTCTAGCAAAAAATCATAGCTTAGTTAATTTTCCCAATAAAATTCTCCCTGAAGATTTTAATGGCTGGGTACAAGAACGCGGTTTATACTTCCCTAGAGAATGGTCAAGTGAATATACCCCAATTCTAAGTATGAATGATGTTGATGAGACGCCCAAAACAGGCAGTTTATTGATAGCCCCTTATGGAAAGGGTCACTATATATATACTGGACTTAGTTTTTTTAGAGAATTACCGGCAGGAGTAACAGGTGCCTATAAATTATTTGCTAATATGTTATCCGTTGGAAAAGACATTAGCACAACTACAAACCTAAAAAATTAA
- a CDS encoding mechanosensitive ion channel domain-containing protein, with product MKQFLINHQEELITSLITIIIILILKFIFTKAVRKVGKIGDFDKVRTNLIVKYISITLTLIAIGVLIPVWSVNVKDLGAILASVFAVIGVALFAQWSILSNITAGVIIFFSYPFKIGNTIRIFDKEIHETDKNGHETYVIEDIRAFHLHLRRSNGEILTYPNNLVLQKGVALVQIYEYNQDQSINENID from the coding sequence ATGAAACAATTTTTGATTAATCATCAAGAAGAATTAATAACATCGTTAATTACGATTATAATTATCCTTATCTTGAAATTCATTTTCACCAAAGCCGTTCGCAAAGTGGGTAAAATTGGAGATTTTGATAAAGTAAGAACAAATTTAATTGTTAAATATATTTCAATAACGCTTACTTTAATTGCTATAGGTGTTTTAATTCCAGTATGGAGTGTTAATGTCAAGGATCTGGGGGCTATTTTAGCTTCTGTATTTGCTGTTATTGGGGTGGCCTTATTTGCTCAATGGTCTATTTTGAGCAACATCACTGCTGGAGTTATTATCTTTTTTTCTTACCCTTTTAAAATAGGAAATACCATTAGAATATTTGATAAGGAGATTCATGAAACCGATAAAAACGGACACGAAACATATGTTATAGAAGATATCAGAGCTTTTCATCTTCACTTGCGCCGAAGTAATGGAGAAATTTTAACCTATCCTAATAATTTGGTTTTACAGAAAGGAGTAGCACTGGTGCAGATATACGAATACAACCAAGATCAAAGTATTAACGAAAATATAGATTAG
- a CDS encoding Maf family nucleotide pyrophosphatase → MWTEKLKTLDIILASGSPRRKQFFEDLAIEVSIDVRPIDEVYPEHLKGSEISDYLAVLKASKFKGTLTKNQVVITSDTVVWHNHVSLAKPADQTEAYEMLKTLSNDWHEVITSVCFTTAAFQKTLHSTTHVKFKSLSDEEIWYYIHSFKPFDKAGGYGIQEWIGLIGIEEIKGSYANVVGLPTHLVHETLMALAAC, encoded by the coding sequence ATGTGGACCGAAAAATTAAAAACGCTAGATATAATTTTAGCTTCTGGATCACCAAGAAGAAAGCAATTCTTTGAGGATTTAGCCATCGAAGTAAGCATCGATGTTCGACCTATCGACGAAGTATACCCAGAGCATTTAAAAGGCAGCGAAATATCAGACTATTTAGCGGTACTTAAAGCTTCAAAATTTAAAGGTACACTAACAAAAAATCAAGTTGTGATTACTTCCGACACGGTCGTTTGGCATAATCATGTCTCTTTGGCAAAACCGGCGGACCAAACTGAAGCATATGAAATGCTAAAAACTTTATCCAACGATTGGCATGAAGTCATTACTTCCGTATGTTTTACCACGGCAGCGTTTCAAAAAACACTTCATAGTACTACCCATGTAAAATTTAAATCTCTTAGCGATGAAGAAATTTGGTATTACATACATTCTTTTAAACCTTTTGATAAAGCAGGCGGATACGGAATTCAAGAATGGATAGGACTTATTGGCATCGAAGAAATAAAAGGCTCTTACGCCAATGTAGTAGGTTTGCCGACGCATTTGGTGCATGAAACTTTGATGGCGTTGGCTGCCTGTTAG
- a CDS encoding HAD family hydrolase: protein MEKSYKEYLNQITTFVFDVDGVFTDGSLLITSTGEMLRKMSVKDGYALKTALTKGYHVCIISGGTNEGVRERLKMLGVKDIYLGAHHKENELQEFLKAKNIKAEEVLYMGDDLPDLPVMQLVGLATCPQDAVPEVKSISKYISHKNGGEGCVRDVIEQVLKVRGDWYGNFDAQNA, encoded by the coding sequence ATGGAAAAAAGTTACAAAGAATATTTAAACCAGATTACCACCTTTGTTTTTGATGTGGACGGCGTTTTTACCGATGGTAGTTTGCTCATTACCAGTACGGGAGAGATGCTTCGAAAAATGAGTGTTAAGGATGGTTATGCCTTAAAAACAGCCTTAACTAAAGGCTATCATGTGTGTATTATCTCGGGAGGGACCAATGAAGGCGTTCGAGAGCGACTAAAAATGTTAGGGGTAAAAGATATTTATTTGGGAGCACATCATAAAGAAAATGAATTACAAGAATTTTTAAAAGCCAAGAACATCAAAGCAGAAGAAGTATTGTATATGGGCGATGACTTGCCTGATCTTCCCGTCATGCAATTGGTGGGCTTAGCTACTTGTCCGCAAGATGCTGTGCCTGAAGTGAAATCGATTTCAAAATATATTTCTCATAAAAATGGCGGTGAAGGTTGCGTACGTGATGTTATTGAGCAAGTATTAAAAGTGCGAGGCGATTGGTATGGTAATTTTGATGCGCAAAATGCGTAA
- a CDS encoding Rossmann-like and DUF2520 domain-containing protein — MVSVVLIGTGNVATQLFDTFLAYNTINVVQVVGRSKKSLAHFATKTETTEALETIKKADVYIISVSDDAIQPLAKQLVHLNGLVVHTSGSVPVTALSEVRNYGVFYPLQTFTKGKKLNFRTIPICLETSKNEDLKILHFIAETISDVVYDISTEQRQSLHLAAVFVNNFTNYMYRIGQEICEENKVSFEILKPLIQETALKINALTPLEAQTGPAMRNDIQTMQAHLEQLTSKNNQKIYKLLSESIQKKI, encoded by the coding sequence ATGGTTTCAGTAGTACTTATTGGCACGGGTAATGTCGCAACGCAATTGTTTGATACCTTTTTAGCTTACAACACAATTAACGTGGTACAAGTAGTTGGTAGAAGTAAAAAATCATTAGCTCATTTTGCTACGAAAACAGAAACAACGGAAGCCTTAGAAACTATAAAAAAGGCTGATGTGTACATCATTTCAGTAAGTGATGATGCGATTCAACCCCTTGCAAAACAGTTAGTACACCTGAATGGTTTAGTGGTGCACACCTCAGGTAGCGTTCCCGTAACCGCGCTTTCGGAAGTACGTAATTACGGTGTTTTTTATCCATTACAGACCTTTACAAAAGGAAAAAAATTAAACTTCAGAACAATTCCCATTTGCTTAGAAACAAGCAAAAACGAAGATCTCAAAATACTTCACTTCATCGCCGAAACCATTTCTGATGTCGTTTATGATATTAGCACTGAACAACGGCAAAGTCTTCATTTAGCCGCAGTTTTTGTGAATAATTTCACCAACTATATGTACCGGATTGGACAAGAAATTTGTGAAGAGAATAAGGTTTCGTTCGAAATTTTAAAACCATTGATTCAGGAGACCGCATTAAAAATTAATGCTTTGACTCCCTTAGAAGCACAAACTGGACCAGCCATGCGCAATGACATTCAAACCATGCAAGCTCACCTAGAGCAATTGACTTCAAAAAATAATCAAAAAATTTATAAACTACTCAGCGAATCAATTCAAAAAAAAATATAA
- the ccsA gene encoding cytochrome c biogenesis protein, producing the protein MKELLKKYLFSTRLMSLLFIVFATAMAFGTFIESWYSTATARIYIYNAWWFEAIMVFFVINFAGNMFRYKLFSWSKWPVFLLHASWILIIVGAFVTRYISFEGMMPIREGASEKVFYSDKTFLNVNVDGLIDGEKLRKPLEHPIIVTSEGIKSTLPWRQDFNGQDFKISFVEFIEGAKEDIIPDEKGSQYLKIVESSGGERHDHYLENGEISSIHNVLFSLNKPTEGAINIVTTDSTYQIKSPFEGDFMRMADQFTGILTKDSLQTLQLRSLYNVAGMQFVMPDPLMRGSYGIVKVPEEERTEKTRDAIVLEISSNGETVQQKILGGQGNADYSNPVTVGGLDFTIRYGSKVYELPFNVRLNDFIAEKYPGTERGFSSFMSKVTVEDERPFDYDIYMNHVLDHKGYRFFQANFDPDEKGTGLSVNHDFYGTWITYIGYFLLYIGLMGIMFFGKTRFRDLAKSLDKLNEKKKSILSLILLLSLNLGIQAQETHSADDGHNHAAKTTEVHTEDDGHAHAAQPNEAQLDSILQTTIVPKEHALAFGKLVIQDEGGRMKPINTYSSELLRKLSFKEKYNDLNSDQVLVSMMLNPALWYNIEFIALDKKGKNDSIRKIIGVPNEQRYVKATDFFDKEGQSKFEPYLEKAFSTNNPNKFETDIKDTYLRLGLLNRTLGGEILKIFPLLDDENNKWISAVEYRSGNIQVSDSLYGNFINNGLPLYVMTLRNAIKTNDFSQADELLKAFKKNQLNHGFEVLPSENRINAEVIYNKADIFNRLYKFYALVGLMMFFFLIFQIFKDRKALRIGIKTFKILIWVLFILHTSGLLLRWYISGNAPWSDAYESILYVSWATMGMGLAFSKKSDFTIAATSFIVSMLLWIAHGNWVDPAIANLQPVLDSYWLMIHVSVIVGSYGPLTVGMILGVVCLILMLLMNQKNKAKIEHTIKELTVINELALTIGLVMLTIGNFLGGQWANESWGRYWGWDPKETWALISIMVYAFVLHMRLVPGLRGKWIFNFASVVAFASIMMTYFGVNFYLAGLHSYASGAQVITPAFIYYLVFGVVLLGAVSFWRYRIYNPKK; encoded by the coding sequence ATGAAAGAACTGCTTAAGAAGTACCTCTTTTCGACCCGATTAATGTCTCTTTTGTTTATTGTTTTTGCCACGGCTATGGCCTTCGGTACGTTTATCGAAAGTTGGTATAGTACGGCGACAGCTCGAATTTATATTTATAACGCCTGGTGGTTCGAGGCTATCATGGTTTTCTTTGTTATAAATTTCGCAGGCAACATGTTTAGGTATAAATTATTCAGTTGGAGTAAATGGCCTGTTTTTTTACTTCATGCGTCTTGGATTTTAATAATCGTAGGTGCTTTTGTAACACGCTATATTAGTTTTGAAGGGATGATGCCTATTCGTGAAGGTGCATCAGAGAAGGTTTTTTATTCTGATAAAACCTTTTTAAATGTGAATGTAGACGGATTGATCGATGGCGAAAAACTTAGGAAGCCACTAGAGCATCCAATTATTGTTACTTCTGAAGGCATAAAATCTACATTGCCATGGCGACAAGATTTTAATGGACAAGATTTTAAAATTTCTTTTGTTGAATTTATTGAAGGCGCTAAAGAAGATATAATTCCTGATGAAAAAGGCAGTCAATATTTAAAAATAGTGGAATCGAGTGGGGGAGAACGGCACGATCATTACCTTGAAAATGGTGAAATATCCAGCATACATAATGTATTGTTCTCATTAAATAAACCTACGGAAGGTGCTATCAATATTGTTACCACTGATAGTACGTATCAAATAAAATCACCTTTTGAAGGCGATTTTATGCGAATGGCAGATCAATTTACAGGGATCTTAACCAAAGATAGTCTGCAAACCCTTCAATTACGTTCTTTGTATAACGTGGCAGGAATGCAATTTGTAATGCCTGACCCTCTAATGAGAGGATCTTATGGAATCGTAAAAGTTCCAGAAGAAGAAAGAACAGAAAAAACAAGAGACGCTATTGTACTCGAAATAAGCTCAAACGGTGAAACGGTACAGCAAAAAATATTAGGTGGTCAAGGAAATGCAGATTACTCTAATCCTGTGACTGTAGGTGGTCTGGACTTTACGATTCGCTACGGGTCTAAAGTGTATGAATTACCTTTTAATGTGCGTTTAAACGATTTTATTGCTGAAAAATATCCAGGCACTGAAAGAGGATTTTCTTCTTTTATGAGTAAAGTTACGGTAGAGGATGAACGGCCATTTGACTATGATATTTATATGAACCATGTATTAGATCACAAAGGCTATCGTTTTTTTCAAGCCAATTTTGATCCTGACGAAAAGGGTACAGGTTTATCCGTAAATCACGATTTTTATGGAACTTGGATTACCTATATTGGTTATTTTCTCTTATATATTGGTCTTATGGGTATTATGTTTTTTGGAAAAACCAGATTTAGAGATTTAGCAAAATCATTAGATAAATTAAACGAAAAGAAAAAAAGCATACTTTCACTTATACTTCTGTTGAGTTTAAATTTAGGAATTCAAGCACAAGAAACACACAGCGCTGATGATGGTCATAATCATGCAGCAAAAACAACTGAAGTACATACTGAAGACGATGGTCATGCTCATGCTGCCCAGCCAAATGAGGCTCAATTAGATTCGATTTTACAAACTACTATTGTTCCTAAAGAGCATGCTTTGGCCTTTGGAAAATTGGTTATTCAAGATGAAGGTGGCCGAATGAAGCCTATTAACACCTATTCCTCAGAGCTTCTAAGAAAATTAAGTTTTAAAGAAAAATATAATGACTTAAACTCGGATCAGGTTTTGGTTTCAATGATGCTAAATCCTGCTTTGTGGTATAACATAGAATTTATAGCCTTAGACAAGAAAGGCAAAAACGATAGTATTCGAAAGATAATAGGCGTACCCAACGAGCAGCGGTACGTTAAAGCCACCGATTTTTTTGACAAAGAAGGGCAATCAAAATTTGAACCTTATTTAGAAAAAGCCTTTTCCACCAATAATCCAAATAAATTTGAAACCGATATAAAGGACACCTATCTACGATTAGGTCTTTTAAATAGAACTTTAGGTGGTGAAATTCTGAAAATATTTCCCCTATTAGATGATGAAAATAATAAATGGATTTCAGCTGTTGAATACCGCTCAGGAAATATTCAGGTAAGTGATTCTCTATATGGTAATTTCATCAATAATGGGTTGCCCTTGTATGTAATGACTTTACGAAATGCTATAAAGACAAATGATTTTTCTCAAGCGGATGAATTATTAAAAGCCTTCAAAAAGAATCAATTAAATCATGGTTTTGAAGTTTTGCCCTCTGAAAATAGAATAAATGCAGAAGTCATTTACAATAAGGCCGATATTTTTAATCGTCTCTATAAATTCTATGCCCTAGTAGGTTTAATGATGTTTTTCTTTTTAATTTTTCAAATATTTAAAGATAGAAAAGCATTACGTATCGGTATTAAAACGTTTAAAATACTAATTTGGGTTCTATTTATCCTACATACCTCTGGATTACTTTTACGCTGGTATATTTCGGGTAATGCTCCTTGGAGTGATGCTTACGAAAGTATTTTGTATGTTTCTTGGGCCACTATGGGAATGGGATTAGCCTTTAGTAAAAAGAGTGATTTTACCATAGCAGCGACTTCATTTATCGTGTCTATGTTGTTGTGGATTGCCCATGGCAACTGGGTAGATCCCGCCATTGCTAACCTGCAGCCTGTATTAGATAGTTATTGGTTAATGATTCACGTATCTGTAATCGTAGGTAGTTATGGGCCATTAACGGTGGGGATGATTTTAGGTGTTGTTTGCCTAATTTTAATGCTTTTAATGAACCAAAAAAATAAAGCAAAAATTGAACATACCATTAAAGAGCTCACCGTTATTAATGAATTAGCGCTTACCATTGGTTTGGTGATGTTAACTATCGGGAACTTTTTAGGAGGGCAATGGGCTAATGAAAGCTGGGGGCGTTATTGGGGCTGGGATCCAAAAGAAACTTGGGCGCTAATTTCAATTATGGTATATGCCTTTGTTTTACATATGCGCTTAGTGCCAGGTTTGCGTGGTAAATGGATCTTTAATTTTGCGAGCGTGGTGGCCTTTGCGAGTATTATGATGACGTATTTTGGGGTAAACTTTTACCTAGCCGGCTTGCATAGTTATGCCAGTGGAGCTCAAGTAATAACACCAGCATTTATTTATTACTTGGTATTTGGAGTTGTACTACTTGGTGCTGTTAGCTTTTGGCGCTATCGCATATATAATCCCAAAAAATAA